ATCATAGGTGATAGGTACTCAAGATTATATAAAAGGCCGTGGGGGAGATTATAGGGGGTTTTGGGGAGGAGGGACAGGAAGGGGGAGGAACGGCTGCGTCGGAGTACCGACTTCTCTCAGGATGACAGGCCTCGCCTATTAACCACTCATTATATGCTGGCTGACGCATTAGGGAGCGCCCGGACGCCAGATGAGGCGTAATGGTGGCGGGTGGGACGTTGAGGTTTCTCGACTACGCTCGAAATGACATTTTACCCCTACTAACCACCCATCGGGGGGTTAGACGTCTAGCTCTTTGACGGAGCGGGCGTGGGCCTGGATGAAGTCTTTGCGGGGGGCGACTTCATCGCCCATGAGGGTGGAGAAGATCTTGTCGGTCTCGGCCATAGCGGCGCCTTCTTCCACCTTGACCTGGAGCATGGAGCGGCGCGTGGGGTCCATGGTGGTCTCCCATAGCTGCTCAGGGTTCATTTCGCCCAAGCCTTTGTAGCGCTGGAGGTTGACGCTGCGCTTGCCGTTGGTGGTCTTGAGGATGCGGTCTTTATCGGCCTCGGTGAAGGCGTAGTTGACCTCTTTGCCGGCCTGGACGCGGTAGAGAGGGGGCTGGGCGATGTAGAGGTAGCCGCCCTTGATCAGCTCAGGCATGCGTCGGAAGAAGAAGGTGAGGAGGAGGGTGCGGATGTGGGAGCCGTCCACGTCGGCGTCCGTCATGATGATGACCTTGTGGTAGCGGAGCTTTTCGGGGCGGAAGGTCTCGCCGTCGTAGGCACCGAGGGCGACGATAAGGGCGCGGATTTCTTCGTGCAAGAGAACTTTGTCTTCGGCGGCCTTTTCGACGTTGAGGATTTTGCCTTTGATGGGTAGGATGGCCTGGAACTTGCGGTCTCGGCCCATTTTGGCGGAGCCGCCGGCGGACTCACCCTCGACGATAAAGACCTCGGAAAGCTCGGGGTTGCGCTCCTGGCAGTCGGCGAGCTTGCCGGGGAGGGAGCTGCCGTCCAGGGCGTTCTTGCGGAGGACGAGCTCGCGGGCCTTACGGGCGGCCTCGCGGGCTTTCTGGGAGGTGACGCACTTATCCATGACGCGGCGAGCGTCGATGGGATGTTCCTCAAGCCACTGGACAAGGCCGTCGGCGACGGCGGACTCGACGATGCCCTTAATATCGGCATTGCCGAGCTTGGTCTTGGTCTGGCCTTCGAACTGGGGGTCGGTGAGCTTGACGCTGATGACGGCGGTGAGGCCCTCTCGAACGTCCTCGCCGGAGAGGTTGGCCTGGTCTTCCTTGAGGAGCTTTTGCTTGCGGCCATAGTCGTTGATGGCGCGGGTGAGGGCGCCACGGAAGCCGGTGAGGTGACTGCCGCCCTCCTCAGTGTGGATGCAGTTGGCGAAGGAGAGGCAGGTCTCGTGATAGCTATCGTTGTATTGAATGGCCGCGTCGACGATGGTGGAGCCGACGGTCTTGGAGACGTAGAAGGGGTCAGGGTTGAGGACCTGGCGGCCATGGTTCAGGTTTTTGACGAAGTCTCGGATGCCGCCTTCAAAGTAGAAGGAGCGCTCGACATCACCCTGGCGCTGCTGGGAGTGGAAGAGGCTGACGAACTTGATTCGCAGGCCCTGGTTGAGGTAGGCGGCCTGCTTGAAGTGCTCGACGAGCATGTCGAAGTCGTAATTGAACTCTTTGAAGATTAGAGTGTCAGGCTTGAAAGTGACCTTAGTGCCGGTGCCGGGCTCGGACTGGCCGGGCTGACGGGTAATAGGGGTAAGAGCCTTGCCGCGGGAGAATTCGACACGGTGGGTGGCGCCGTCGCGGCGGACCTCAGCTTTGAGGCTTTCGGAGAGGGCGTTGACGACGGAGGCACCGACGCCGTGGAGGCCGCCAGAGACTTTGTAGGCACCGGAGCCGAATTTGCCGCCAGCGTGGAGGGTGGTAAATACCGTCTCCATGGCGGACTTTTTGGTGGTGGGGTGGAGATCTACGGGGATGCCGCGGCCGTCGTCACTGACGGTGACGGAGCCGTCCTCATTGATTGTCACTTCGACATGGGTGCAGAAGCCGGCCATAGCCTCGTCGACAGCGTTGTCGACGATTTCATAGATGAGGTGGTGAAGGCCGCGCTGGTCGGTGTTGCCGATGTACATACCGGGTCGGCGCCGGACGGCCTCCAGGCCTTCCAGGACGACGATGTCCTTGGCGGTGTAGGTAGCCGCACTTGTATCAGTGGCCATAAAATTCTTGAGCCTCTTCGATTGAAGTTAGGTGGGGCAAAAAACAAGGGCGCAAGCCCTTTAGTTATGTCTATAAATTATACCATTTTGTACGTAGGTACGCACGTTTTTTGAGGGTTAAAAAGGGGAAATTCCTTTGTTTGAGGGCTGGTGGGCAGGGTGTCTCAGCCTAGCAGCAGGCCTTGTTCTTGATAGACGCCAACTTTGTAGCGGTATGGGATACCATCCCCTTGCCCCTTTCCCGACTGCATCGGGACTGAGTACAGCCTGCTGGAAGGAGAAGGGAAAATAAGGGACCACAACCCCCTTCTTCGGCATACTCAGGACAGCGTCGAACTCCCCCTTCGTCCCTCGGGGGGTACTCGGGACAGGCTCTTCCAGGCCGAAGGGGGAGAACCTGAGGAGACCACCTCGTGAAAGCGCCCGAGGCTGCGATCACAACGAGAGAGGAATAGCTTTTGAGGTTGGGGAGTGAGTGCTAAACTTTCGTTAAGCTGCAAGGAATAGGGATATACGACGAATAGACGCTTCCAAAGAGGCAATTGAGGCTTAAAGTGCAGGTGGATGAGTAAAAGAAGGAGGAGTCTAGATGAAGGCATCGGTGATAAAGGCTTCTCGGGGGACGGAGATTTCATGTAAGGGGTGGGAGCAGGAAGCCGCGTTGCGGATGCTGATGAACAACTTGGACCCGGAGGTGGCGGAGAGGCCGGAGGAGCTGGTGGTGTACGGGGGAAGGGGGAAGGCGGCGCGGGACTGGGAGTCGTTTCATGCCATTGTGAGGTGTTTGAGGGAGCTGGAGGGGGACGAGACGCTGCTGGTGCAGTCGGGGAAGCCGGTGGGGGTGTTTCGCACACACAAGGATGCGCCGCGGGTGCTGCTGGCGAACTCCAATCTGGTGCCGAAGTGGGCGACGCAGGAGGTGTTCGATTCGCTGGAGCGGCGGGGGCTGATGATGTACGGGCAGATGACGGCGGGAAGCTGGGTATATATCGGCAGCCAGGGCATCGTGCAGGGGACGTATGAGACCTTTGGCGTGGCGGCGAGGAAACATTTTGGGGGGAGCCTGAAGGGGCGGCTGGTGGTGACGGCGGGGCTGGGAGGCATGGGAGGGGCGCAGCCGCTGTCGGTGACGATGAACGACGGGGTGGCGCTGGTTGTCGAGGTAGACGAGGGGAGGATTAAGCGCAGGATTGAGACGGGGTACCTGGATGAATGGACGAAAGATTTGAACGAGGCGTTATCCAGGGCGGAGGCGGCGAAGCGGGCAGGGCGGGCGGTGTCGATTGGGGTACTGGGGAACGCGGTGGATGTGCTGGGGGCGATGCTGGAGAAGGGGATCGTGCCGGATATTATCACCGACCAGACGCCGGCCCACGACCCGCAGTCGTACATACCGAAGGGGTTGTCGGTGGGAGAGGCAGAGGCGTTGAGGAAGAAGGACCCGTCACGGTATATGGAGATGGCGGGTCGGTCTATGGCGGAGCACGTGAAGGCGATACTGGAGTTCAAGCGTAGGGGGAGCGTCGCGTTTGATTATGGGAACAACCTGAGGCAGCGAGCATATGATTTTGGGGTGGAGGACGCGTTCTCGTACCCGGGGTTTGTGCCGGAGTATATACGCCCGCTGTTTTGCGAGGGGAAGGGGCCGTTCCGGTGGGTAGCGCTATCGGGGGAGGCTAAGGACATTTTTGCCATCGACGAGATGGTAGTGAGAGAGTTCGGGCCGACGAACCCGGGGCTGGAGCGGTGGATCCGGCTGGCGCAGGAGCGGATCAAGTTCCAAGGGCTGCCAGCGCGGATATGCTGGCTGGGGTATGGAGATAGGGCAAGGTTCGGGAAGCTGGTAAATCGGATGGTGGCTAGCGGGAGGCTTCAGGCGCCGATTGTTATCGGGAGAGACCACCTGGACGGGGGATCGGTGGCGTCGCCGAACCGGGAGACGGAGGGGATGAGGGATGGGACGGACGCGGTGGCGGACTGGCCTTTGCTGAACGCTTTGATTAACGCGGTGGGGGGCGCGACTTGGGTGAGTATTCATTCGGGAGGGGGAGTAGGAATAGGACATTCGATACATGCGGGGCAGGTGATTTTGGCGGATGGGTCGAGGGCGGCGGGTCGTCGGCTGGATAGGGTGCTGACGACGGACCCGGGGACGGCGATTATTCGGCATGTGGACGCGGGGTATGAGGAGGCGGAGGAGGCGGCGAGGAGGCATGGGGTGAGGGTGCCGATGAGGCAGTATGGGAAGCGATGAGAAGTCCATACCCCCTTCCCACGCTGGTGGTAGGTGGCATTGATAAAGGGTCGTAGTGCTGGTGTTTCACCCTCTCTTCTATTCTCCCCCATCAAGGGGGAGAAGGTAAAACGGGTAGGTTTAGATGTTAGCGCGTCGACGGATAGTGGAGCCTTGGTAGAGACGACGGTCATTTAAAGCCGAGGCGGTATATATGAACTCTATAGGCCGGAATGTGGGTAAGGCCGATATGTTGGCGAAGAAGAGATTGTCTGATGGTGGGGTTGTGGGGGTGAGCGGGGAGGGGCTGACGGTGGGGGATGTGGTGCGGGTGGGAAGGGAGGGAGGAAGGGTGGCGCTGGGGGATGGAGTGAGACGGCGGATGGGGGAGTCTCGGGAGGTGGTGAGGAGGATTGTGGAGGAGGGGAGGGTGGTATATGGGGTGACGACGGGGTTTGGGGACCTGTCGACTAAATTTATTTCGCCTGAAGAGACGAGGAAGCTGCAGAGGAATTTGGTGCGGTCACATGCGGTGGGAACGGGGCCGATGTTTCCCACGGAAGTGGTTAGAGGCGTGATGCTGCTATCGGCCAACAAGCTGGCGAAGGGGCTGTCCGGGGTAGCGCCGGCGATAGCCGAGATGCTGGTGGAGTGCCTAAACAAGGGCATACACCCGCTGGTGCCGAGCCAGGGCAGCGTGGGGGCGAGCGGGGACCTGGCGCCGCTGGCGCATGTGGCGCAGGTGCTTATTGGGGAGGGGGAGGTAGATCCTTCGACTACGTCCGAGTACGGACTTCCCCATTCGGCTTCGCTCAGGGCTAAAGGCTCACCAGGACTCGCTTCGCTCGGGTCCCCTCCCGGCGCACAAGCGGTGTCCGGTGCGGAGGCGCTGTCAAAGAGAGGACTGAAGCCGCTGGAGCTGGGGCCGAAGGAGGGACTGGCGCTGTTGAATGGGACGGAGGTATCGACGGCGCTGGGGGCTTTTGCGGTGCACGACGCGTGGTCGCTGCTGCACGGGGCTGTCGCGGCGGGGGCGATGAGCCTGGAGGCGCTGAAGGGGAGCGACAAGCCGTTTGATGCGAGGCTGCAGGAGGTGCGGCCGCATGAGGGGCAGGGGTACGTCGCCAGGCAGCTGCGGCACTTGCTGAGGGAAAGCGAGACAACGGTGTCGCACCCGTGGACGCACAAGATACAGGACCCGTACAGCCTGCGGTGCATGCCGCAAGTGATGGGGGCGTCCTACGACGCGATACGGCACTGCTGGTCGGTGGTGGAGAGGGAGATGAACTCGGCCACGGACAACCCGCTGGTGTTCGGAGGGGAGGTGCTGTCGGGGGGCAACTTCCACGCCCAGCCCATCGCGCTGGCGATGGGCTATTTGAAGATAGCGGCGTGTGAGATAGCGAGCCTGTCGGAGCGGAGGACGTATTTGCTGCTGGACGCCAGCCGGAGCGGGCTGCCGCAGTTTTTGGCGAAGAACCCGGGGGTAGAGTCGGGGCTGATGATAGCGCAGAACCTGGCAGCGGCGCTGGTGTCGGAGAACAAGGGGCTGTCGCACCCGGCGAGCGTGGACTCGATACCGACGTCGGCGGGGATGGAGGACCACGTGAGCATGGCGCCGATAGCGGGGCGGCAGGCTTTGCAGATCATCGACAACGCGATGCGGGTGGTGGCGGTGGAGCTGCTGGCGGCGTCGCAGGGGTTATACCTGTCGGAGCACCCGAGGCCAGGGAGGGGCGTGGAGGAGGCGGTGGCGATGGTGCGTCGGGTGGCGACACCGCTGGAGGGGGACCGAAGCGTGTCGGGGGATGTGGTGCGGCTGGCGGGGCTGGTGAGGGAGGGGAGGTTTATGGGGATGATGGCAAATGGCGGTTGAAATACAGGACTAATAATATTGATGCTACTTTAATAAGTCAGGTCGTTTATTGAGGATTGATTGTGGGTCTTTGGGATAAAATCTTGTCCATCCGTTTGAAACTGAGGGATCTTCTAACATTGATTTTGTACATTGACGTTAGCAAGATTGATAAGGCAAGAAGGAAGAAGCTACGGCGAATAACTACAGGTGTTGTTCTCATTGCGATTAGTGGAGTGGTTCTAATAGTCATGGTGTTAAAAGAAAATGCCAGTGTAGGAGCCATGATTTTTGTTGGATTAATGATGTTAGCGTTTAGTGTTGTTGGGGTTCGATTAGGCTACAAGATCATTCCTGATGAATAGCTATATGCACGATGGAGCGGGCGGTGATTGAGGCTGGGTAGTTGGGGAAGGGCGAGGCGACCTCGTCCCTACATTCAGAAGAGTCGCAATGAAGCATATGGCAGAGCGTGGCAGCGGCCGCGGCGATTGGATTCTTCGCTTCTCTTAGAAAACATCAGTGAATTTGCCACCAGATTTTACCTAGCCTAGAATAGCCGCCATTATGAATGAGGCTGTTTTGTACAGGCGGGAGGGGCCGGTGGCGGTGATAACGCTGAACCGGCCTGAGGCGCTGAACGCGATAAATCGTCAGCTTAAGGAGGGGCTGGCGTCGGCGCTGCGGAGGCTGGATGAGGATACGGAGGCGCTGGTGGGGATTGTGACGGGGTCGGGGAGGGCGTTTTGCGCGGGGCGGGACCTGAAGGAGCGGGCGGCGGATAACGCGGCGGGGGTCCAGCCTAAGTCAACGGACAGTCTGCTACCGGACAGCCCGCATATGTGGCGCCGGCCGGCGAAGCCGCTTATCGCGGCGATAAACGGGTTTGCGCTGGCGGGCGGGTGGGCGATAGCGCAGTTATGCGACCTGCGGGTGGCGTCGTCGGAGGCGAAGCTGGGTATAACGGAGGCGAGGGTGGGACTGCTGCCGCCCTTCGCGGCGTCGCTGCCGAAAACGATGCCGCTGGCGCAGGTGCTAGAGCTGGTGTGGACGGCGGAGGCGGTGCCGGCGCAGCGGGCGTACGAAATGGGGTTTGTGAACTGTGTGGTGGAGCCGTCGAGGGTGATGGAAGAGGCGATGTCGCTGGCGCTGAAGGTGGCGGAGAATGCGCCGCTGTCGGTGCGGTATTTCAAGGAGATGGCGTACGCGGGGTTGGAGATGGATGATGTGGGGCTGGCGTCGCTTATACACGCGAGGTATGAGTCGCTTCTGGGGTCGGAGGACGCGGTGGAGGGGCCGAGGGCGTTTGTGGAGAAGCGAAAGCCGCGATGGAAGGGGAGGTGAGGGAGGCAGGCCAGGGGAGCACCCTGCCGCCCTGCCCACGCCAATGGCAGGTGGCAATGATAAAGTGACGTGTCCACAGGGTTTACCCCTCACCTTCCCGATTAGCATCGGGATTTCAAGATTGTATGGAATTAAGGTGTTCAATAGTCCTCTTCCACAAGGGGAGAGGAAAGAAAAGGTGGGAAGCTACCGAGAATTTGCTTCGAACGATGTCAGGACTAAATGGATGGTGATGAAATGGAAAAGATAGGGATATTTGGGGCGGGGGCAGTGGGATGTTATCTGGGGGCGTTTATGACCCGGGAGGGGGAGGATGTGACGCTGATTGATATGTGGCCGGAGAATGTGGAGACGATTAAGGCCAAGGGCATCAAGGTGTCGGGGAGCCAGGGGCCGTTTTCAGTGCAGCCCAAGATTTTGCACATGCACCAAGCGCAGTCGATTAAGGAGCAGTTCGACATCGCGTTTATCGCGATGAAGTCTTACGATACGCTGTGGGCGGCGCAGTTCATGGAGCCGTATGTGAAGCCGGAGGGGTTCGCGGTGTCGTCGCAGAACAGCATCAACGACCTGACGGTGGCGTCGGTGTTTGGACACGCCCGGACGGTAGGTTGCGTGATGTCGAAGATAGAGGTGGGACTGTTTGAGCCGGGGCACGTGACGCGGGGCGGGTCGCCGGGGCGGGACCACGGACATGACGTGTTCAGGGTGGGGGAGTTGAACGGGGTGATAACGCCTCGTGTGCTGAGGGTGGTGGAGATGGTAAGCAGCGTCGATGGGGCCAGGACGACGACGAACCTGTGGGGAGAGCGGTGGAGCAAGCTGGCGGCCAACTGCCAGAGCAATCCGACGGGGGCTATGTCGGGGCTGGGGTCGCAGGGGATGGCGGCGTCGGAGGAGGCGCGTCGGCTGCGGATGCTTATCACTCGAGAGGTAGTGCAGGTGGGGCAGGCGCTGGACTATTCGCTGGTGCCGATACTGGGTGTGCCGCCTGAGACGTGGCTTAAGATTGACGACGGATCGGTGTATGAG
This window of the SAR202 cluster bacterium genome carries:
- the hutU gene encoding urocanate hydratase, yielding MKASVIKASRGTEISCKGWEQEAALRMLMNNLDPEVAERPEELVVYGGRGKAARDWESFHAIVRCLRELEGDETLLVQSGKPVGVFRTHKDAPRVLLANSNLVPKWATQEVFDSLERRGLMMYGQMTAGSWVYIGSQGIVQGTYETFGVAARKHFGGSLKGRLVVTAGLGGMGGAQPLSVTMNDGVALVVEVDEGRIKRRIETGYLDEWTKDLNEALSRAEAAKRAGRAVSIGVLGNAVDVLGAMLEKGIVPDIITDQTPAHDPQSYIPKGLSVGEAEALRKKDPSRYMEMAGRSMAEHVKAILEFKRRGSVAFDYGNNLRQRAYDFGVEDAFSYPGFVPEYIRPLFCEGKGPFRWVALSGEAKDIFAIDEMVVREFGPTNPGLERWIRLAQERIKFQGLPARICWLGYGDRARFGKLVNRMVASGRLQAPIVIGRDHLDGGSVASPNRETEGMRDGTDAVADWPLLNALINAVGGATWVSIHSGGGVGIGHSIHAGQVILADGSRAAGRRLDRVLTTDPGTAIIRHVDAGYEEAEEAARRHGVRVPMRQYGKR
- a CDS encoding 2-dehydropantoate 2-reductase; this encodes MDGDEMEKIGIFGAGAVGCYLGAFMTREGEDVTLIDMWPENVETIKAKGIKVSGSQGPFSVQPKILHMHQAQSIKEQFDIAFIAMKSYDTLWAAQFMEPYVKPEGFAVSSQNSINDLTVASVFGHARTVGCVMSKIEVGLFEPGHVTRGGSPGRDHGHDVFRVGELNGVITPRVLRVVEMVSSVDGARTTTNLWGERWSKLAANCQSNPTGAMSGLGSQGMAASEEARRLRMLITREVVQVGQALDYSLVPILGVPPETWLKIDDGSVYEELDAKMQEAGKVDWHASMAQDVMKGRRTEADYMNGLVSRRGREAGVATPVNDAVVEVMHEVESKKRKVGPENISRVLKKAEVKG
- the gyrB gene encoding DNA topoisomerase (ATP-hydrolyzing) subunit B, which codes for MATDTSAATYTAKDIVVLEGLEAVRRRPGMYIGNTDQRGLHHLIYEIVDNAVDEAMAGFCTHVEVTINEDGSVTVSDDGRGIPVDLHPTTKKSAMETVFTTLHAGGKFGSGAYKVSGGLHGVGASVVNALSESLKAEVRRDGATHRVEFSRGKALTPITRQPGQSEPGTGTKVTFKPDTLIFKEFNYDFDMLVEHFKQAAYLNQGLRIKFVSLFHSQQRQGDVERSFYFEGGIRDFVKNLNHGRQVLNPDPFYVSKTVGSTIVDAAIQYNDSYHETCLSFANCIHTEEGGSHLTGFRGALTRAINDYGRKQKLLKEDQANLSGEDVREGLTAVISVKLTDPQFEGQTKTKLGNADIKGIVESAVADGLVQWLEEHPIDARRVMDKCVTSQKAREAARKARELVLRKNALDGSSLPGKLADCQERNPELSEVFIVEGESAGGSAKMGRDRKFQAILPIKGKILNVEKAAEDKVLLHEEIRALIVALGAYDGETFRPEKLRYHKVIIMTDADVDGSHIRTLLLTFFFRRMPELIKGGYLYIAQPPLYRVQAGKEVNYAFTEADKDRILKTTNGKRSVNLQRYKGLGEMNPEQLWETTMDPTRRSMLQVKVEEGAAMAETDKIFSTLMGDEVAPRKDFIQAHARSVKELDV
- a CDS encoding enoyl-CoA hydratase/isomerase family protein; protein product: MNEAVLYRREGPVAVITLNRPEALNAINRQLKEGLASALRRLDEDTEALVGIVTGSGRAFCAGRDLKERAADNAAGVQPKSTDSLLPDSPHMWRRPAKPLIAAINGFALAGGWAIAQLCDLRVASSEAKLGITEARVGLLPPFAASLPKTMPLAQVLELVWTAEAVPAQRAYEMGFVNCVVEPSRVMEEAMSLALKVAENAPLSVRYFKEMAYAGLEMDDVGLASLIHARYESLLGSEDAVEGPRAFVEKRKPRWKGR
- a CDS encoding histidine ammonia-lyase, with the protein product MLAKKRLSDGGVVGVSGEGLTVGDVVRVGREGGRVALGDGVRRRMGESREVVRRIVEEGRVVYGVTTGFGDLSTKFISPEETRKLQRNLVRSHAVGTGPMFPTEVVRGVMLLSANKLAKGLSGVAPAIAEMLVECLNKGIHPLVPSQGSVGASGDLAPLAHVAQVLIGEGEVDPSTTSEYGLPHSASLRAKGSPGLASLGSPPGAQAVSGAEALSKRGLKPLELGPKEGLALLNGTEVSTALGAFAVHDAWSLLHGAVAAGAMSLEALKGSDKPFDARLQEVRPHEGQGYVARQLRHLLRESETTVSHPWTHKIQDPYSLRCMPQVMGASYDAIRHCWSVVEREMNSATDNPLVFGGEVLSGGNFHAQPIALAMGYLKIAACEIASLSERRTYLLLDASRSGLPQFLAKNPGVESGLMIAQNLAAALVSENKGLSHPASVDSIPTSAGMEDHVSMAPIAGRQALQIIDNAMRVVAVELLAASQGLYLSEHPRPGRGVEEAVAMVRRVATPLEGDRSVSGDVVRLAGLVREGRFMGMMANGG